From Elaeis guineensis isolate ETL-2024a chromosome 16, EG11, whole genome shotgun sequence, a single genomic window includes:
- the LOC105059431 gene encoding bax inhibitor 1, which produces MDSFFQSQAGIGTSWSYESLKNFRQISPVVQNHLKQVYLTLCCALSASAAGAFLHILWNIGGFLTMLGCFISIAWLFSSPIYEERKRLGLLMAASFFEGASVGPLIELAIDFDSSILITAFVGTALAFGCFSGTAIVAKRREFLYLGGLLSSGLSILLWLQLAASIFGHSTATFKVELYFGLLLFLGYVVFDTQEIIERAHLGDLDYVKHALTLFTDFVAVLVRILVIMLKNASEKSEDKKRKKRS; this is translated from the exons ATGGATTCCTTCTTCCAGTCCCAGGCCGGCATTGGAACCAGTTGGAGTTACGAATCGCTGAAGAATTTCAGGCAGATCTCTCCCGTCGTACAGAACCACCTCAAGCAG GTTTACCTGACACTATGTTGTGCGCTATCGGCTTCTGCAGCTGGAGCATTCTTGCATATTTTGTGGAACATTGGTGGTTTCTTGACCATGCTCGGATGCTTCATAAGCATCGCTTGGTTATTCTCTTCACCTATATATGAGGAA AGGAAGAGATTGGGCCTTCTCatggctgcttccttctttgaaGGGGCTTCTGTGGGTCCACTGATAGAGCTAGCCATTGACTTTGACTCAAG CATACTTATAACTGCATTTGTGGGGACTGCTTTGGCCTTCGGATGTTTCTCGGGAACCGCTATAGTAGCTAAGCGGCGTGAGTTTCTTTACTTGGGTGGGCTGCTTTCTTCTGGCCTTTCAATCCTCCTCTGGTTGCAGTTGGCAGCCTCCATCTTTGGCCACTCTACTGCTACATTCAAGGTCGAG CTTTATTTTGGGCTGTTGCTATTTCTGGGATATGTGGTCTTTGACACCCAGGAGATCATTGAGCGAGCACACCTTGGGGACCTGGATTATGTCAAACATGCCCTGACGCTCTTCACGGACTTTGTTGCTGTTCTTGTTCGCATTCTCGTCATCATG CTGAAGAATGCATCTGAGAAATCTGaagataagaaaaggaagaaaagatcgTAA
- the LOC109506739 gene encoding uncharacterized protein: MQKTGWCHREKAVLVTVYTIKPTRTKASSNINHHHHHHHHHYHHVYHSPTPRSSVGYNRKAELLRYAQHLRALAHGATMAPGHRITYSNTPEKKSNKLVPVSRKHKYRRTPTCFGDWKKILLPSIVPRSLASFQEKKKRRKKGSESTSSKMSTIVKSLTALKQGLVKKLLSAFPKQK; this comes from the exons ATGCAGAAAACA GGCTGGTGCCATAGGGAGAAGGCAGTGCTTGTGACAGTATACACCATAAAGCCAACTAGGACAAAGGCTTCATCAAATATaaatcaccaccaccaccatcatcatcacCACTATCACCATGTTTACCACAGCCCAACACCACGTTCAAGTGTTGGCTACAACCGGAAAGCTGAGCTGCTTCGATATGCGCAGCACCTGAGGGCACTTGCCCATGGTGCAACGATGGCGCCGGGTCACCGCATAACATACTCCAATACTCCTGAGAAAAAATCCAACAAG TTAGTTCCAGTTTCTCGCAAGCACAAATACAGGAGAACTCCAACTTGCTTTGGTGACTGGAAGAAGATATTGCTGCCAAGCATTGTTCCCAGATCTCTTGCAAGCtttcaagagaagaagaagaggaggaagaaagggaGTGAATCAACGAGCAGCAAGATGAGCACCATAGTGAAGAGCTTAACA GCACTGAAGCAAGGACTTGTCAAGAAGCTTCTTTCGGCGTTCCCAAAGCAAAAGTGA